The Juglans microcarpa x Juglans regia isolate MS1-56 chromosome 8S, Jm3101_v1.0, whole genome shotgun sequence genome has a window encoding:
- the LOC121244561 gene encoding vacuolar iron transporter homolog 4-like, whose translation MASNQTSLNGAKFTIPSMDLEQQSALELETKEFDYSKRSQWLRAAVLGANDGLVSTASLMMGVGAVKQDVKAMILTGFAGLVAGACSMAIGEFVSVYSQLDIELAQLKRDNQRGNGEDRSEEEEKESLPNPMQAAAASALAFSVGALVPLLAASFIEEYKVRVGLIVGTVSLALVVFGWLGALLGKAPVFRSVVRVLLGGLIAMAITFGLTKLIASSGL comes from the coding sequence ATGGCATCCAACCAAACATCCCTCAATGGTGCCAAATTCACCATTCCCTCCATGGACCTCGAGCAACAGTCAGCCCTAGAGCTTGAAACCAAGGAATTTGACTACTCTAAAAGATCTCAATGGCTACGTGCAGCTGTCTTAGGAGCCAATGATGGGTTGGTGTCAACAGCCTCATTAATGATGGGTGTTGGAGCTGTTAAACAAGATGTAAAGGCCATGATACTTACTGGGTTTGCTGGTCTTGTTGCTGGGGCTTGCAGCATGGCCATAGGAGAGTTTGTGTCAGTGTACTCACAGTTGGACATAGAGTTGGCCCAGCTGAAAAGAGACAATCAAAGGGGAAATGGTGAAGACAGAtcagaagaggaagagaaagagagtttgCCCAACCCCATGCAAGCTGCTGCAGCATCAGCTCTTGCCTTTTCTGTGGGTGCATTGGTTCCACTGCTAGCAGCTTCATTTATAGAGGAGTATAAGGTGAGAGTGGGGTTGATTGTTGGTACAGTGAGCTTGGCTTTGGTGGTTTTTGGGTGGCTGGGGGCTCTGTTAGGTAAGGCCCCTGTGTTTAGGTCTGTTGTGAGGGTTTTGCTTGGAGGTTTGATTGCCATGGCTATAACCTTTGGGTTGACCAAGTTGATTGCATCTAGTGGGCTGTGA